A window of Hypnocyclicus thermotrophus contains these coding sequences:
- a CDS encoding diguanylate cyclase domain-containing protein: MNINIKNYKNILDNISDGVYFVDKNRKILYWNNAAEKITGFTYNDVINSFCYHNILRHVDKSGNELCRNGCPLLESMKTGTFIHADVYMHHKSSYLLPISIKVFPLKNDKNEIIGAIEIFNKQKKINNTTPSPLALKEFLMYDPLTNLPNAKYLYKVINSKLNEIKSIKRNVGILIIDIANFTSIINKHGSDIANQLLKIVAFTLKSNIKTGDIIAHWKNDKFVLIFNLENKEELNKIAIRLKMLSEKTSILIENKNISLSISIGGTYFLTNDNIEKLIDRLNNALIKSKNDKYNKIRILE, encoded by the coding sequence ATGAATATAAATATTAAAAATTATAAAAATATATTAGACAATATTAGTGATGGTGTTTATTTTGTTGATAAAAATAGAAAAATATTATATTGGAATAATGCTGCAGAAAAAATTACTGGATTTACATATAATGATGTAATTAACTCATTTTGTTATCATAATATTTTAAGACATGTTGATAAAAGCGGGAATGAATTGTGTAGAAATGGATGTCCTTTATTAGAAAGTATGAAAACAGGAACTTTCATTCATGCAGATGTTTATATGCATCATAAATCTAGTTATTTACTTCCTATATCAATAAAAGTCTTTCCTTTAAAAAATGATAAAAATGAAATAATTGGTGCTATTGAAATTTTTAATAAACAAAAAAAAATAAATAATACAACTCCTTCTCCACTTGCTTTAAAAGAATTTTTAATGTATGATCCTCTTACAAATCTACCAAATGCAAAATATCTTTATAAAGTAATAAATTCTAAACTTAATGAGATAAAATCAATTAAACGAAATGTAGGCATTTTAATAATAGATATTGCTAATTTTACATCTATTATTAATAAACATGGTTCTGATATTGCTAATCAATTACTTAAAATAGTTGCTTTTACTTTAAAATCAAATATAAAAACTGGGGATATAATTGCTCATTGGAAAAATGATAAATTTGTTTTAATATTTAATTTAGAAAACAAAGAAGAATTAAATAAAATTGCTATAAGACTTAAAATGCTTTCTGAAAAAACATCTATTTTAATAGAAAACAAAAATATTTCGCTTAGTATTTCAATCGGTGGAACATATTTTTTAACTAATGATAATATTGAAAAACTTATTGATCGCCTTAACAATGCTTTAATTAAAAGTAAAAATGATAAATATAACAAAATAAGAATATTAGAATAA
- a CDS encoding peptidylprolyl isomerase codes for MIFIIIIVLAIFLVTKFLKYRVIKKLNFIDFKEVKLNKEYNLKAVIKTDKGDIELKLFPNIAPITVTNFVNLATKGYYNGLKFHRVIADFMIQGGDPTGTGAGGPGYNFRDEFVEGIEFNKSGILAMANAGPNTNGSQFFITHVPTEWLNYKHTIFGEVLNEDTQKIVDSISQGDIMNEVIISGDLDEFLKDMEDVVEQFNSAMSK; via the coding sequence ATTATTTTTATAATTATAATAGTGTTAGCAATATTTTTAGTTACAAAATTTTTGAAATATAGAGTAATAAAAAAATTAAATTTTATTGATTTTAAGGAGGTTAAATTGAACAAAGAGTATAATTTAAAAGCAGTAATTAAAACTGATAAAGGAGATATTGAATTAAAATTATTTCCAAATATCGCACCTATTACAGTAACAAATTTTGTAAATTTAGCAACAAAAGGTTATTATAATGGATTAAAATTTCATAGAGTTATAGCTGATTTTATGATACAAGGTGGAGATCCAACAGGAACAGGAGCAGGAGGTCCTGGATATAATTTTAGAGATGAATTTGTTGAAGGTATAGAATTTAATAAATCAGGAATATTAGCGATGGCAAATGCTGGACCAAATACAAATGGAAGTCAATTTTTTATAACACATGTACCAACAGAGTGGTTAAATTATAAACATACTATTTTTGGGGAAGTATTAAATGAAGATACACAAAAAATAGTAGACTCAATATCTCAAGGAGATATAATGAATGAGGTAATTATATCAGGCGATTTAGATGAATTTTTAAAAGATATGGAAGATGTAGTAGAACAATTTAATAGTGCTATGTCAAAATAA
- a CDS encoding NAD(P)/FAD-dependent oxidoreductase has product MNFDIIVIGSGPSGLFSAIMLAKNNKKVLIIERNEKIGGKLFIAGSGQCNITHTGNYKDFLEKYGENGKFLKRVLYKFSPQDTIDFFNKNGLKLIKREDGKYFPETFKSIDVINLLLKEYKGEYRVKELVKEIKKLENEFIVKTDKLEYKSKYVIVATGGKSYKKIGTTGDGYKFAKSFGHQITKIVPALTPIFVNNYIFFDLSGISFKNIEMKILKKNKIYKKVYGDLLFTHKNLSGPIIINNSRNIEKNDFLEFNFVKTDREILENEFIDNQNNKKKIKTILLKYDIPERFINKILKILDLEYTKIADLSKENRKKILDMFCNYRFKVSKLDSFEKAMVTKGGIELKELDKNTLESKLIKNLYFVGEVIDIDGDTGGYNIQAAISMGVAAARDIIEK; this is encoded by the coding sequence ATGAATTTTGATATAATAGTAATTGGGTCTGGTCCTAGTGGATTATTTTCTGCGATTATGTTAGCAAAAAATAACAAAAAAGTACTGATAATAGAAAGAAATGAAAAAATAGGTGGGAAACTTTTTATAGCTGGAAGTGGTCAGTGCAATATTACTCATACTGGTAATTATAAGGATTTTTTAGAAAAATATGGTGAAAATGGAAAATTTTTAAAAAGAGTTTTATATAAATTTTCACCACAAGATACAATAGATTTTTTTAATAAAAATGGATTAAAATTAATAAAAAGAGAAGATGGCAAATATTTTCCAGAAACTTTTAAATCTATTGATGTAATAAATTTATTATTAAAAGAATATAAAGGTGAATATAGAGTAAAAGAATTAGTTAAAGAGATAAAAAAATTAGAAAATGAATTTATTGTAAAAACAGATAAATTGGAATATAAATCTAAATATGTAATAGTAGCGACTGGTGGAAAAAGTTATAAAAAAATAGGAACAACAGGTGATGGATATAAATTTGCAAAAAGCTTTGGACATCAAATAACCAAAATAGTGCCAGCACTGACACCGATATTTGTAAATAATTATATTTTTTTTGATTTATCAGGAATATCATTTAAAAATATTGAAATGAAAATACTTAAAAAAAACAAAATTTATAAAAAAGTATATGGTGATTTATTATTTACACATAAAAATTTAAGTGGCCCAATTATAATTAATAATAGTAGAAATATAGAGAAGAATGATTTTTTAGAATTTAATTTTGTTAAAACAGATAGAGAAATTTTAGAAAATGAATTTATTGATAATCAAAACAATAAAAAGAAAATTAAAACAATATTATTAAAATATGATATTCCAGAAAGATTTATAAATAAAATATTAAAAATATTAGATCTTGAATATACAAAAATAGCAGATTTATCAAAAGAAAACAGAAAAAAAATCTTAGATATGTTTTGTAATTATAGATTTAAAGTAAGTAAATTAGATAGTTTTGAGAAAGCAATGGTAACTAAAGGGGGTATTGAATTAAAAGAACTTGATAAAAATACTCTTGAATCAAAATTAATAAAAAATTTGTATTTTGTAGGTGAAGTGATAGATATAGATGGAGATACAGGAGGATATAATATTCAAGCAGCAATATCTATGGGAGTAGCTGCAGCAAGAGATATAATAGAAAAATAA
- a CDS encoding ABC-F family ATP-binding cassette domain-containing protein, producing the protein MITVSGLGLRFGSRKLFEDVNIKFTPGNCYGVIGANGAGKSTFLKILSGEIESTEGEVILGPGKRLSFLKQDHFAYEEEQVLDVVIMGHKRLYEIMQEKNAIYAKTDFSDEDGMKAAELEGEFAELNGWEAEMEAEKLLLGLGLETDKHYKYMKELTEADKVKVLLAQALFGHPDILLLDEPTNGLDIKAITWLENFLLDFDATVIVVSHDRHFLNKVCTHIADIDYGKVKLYVGNYDFWYESNQLMQELIRNKNKKLEQKRQELQEFIARFSANASKSKQATSRKKQLEKLKLEDMQVSNRKYPFIEFKPERDAGNNMLFVENLSKTINGVKVLDNISFTINTGDKVVFLSRNDLVTSTLLDILAGEIEPDSGSFTWGVTTSQTYLPRDNSKYFDYDGSIIDWLKQYSDDQTESYVRGFLGRMLFSGEEASKKVKVLSGGEKVRCMLSRMMLSKANVLLLDNPTDHLDLESITSLNKALIKFNGTILFSAHDHEFIHTIANRIIEITPNGLVDKLMDYDDYIENEEIQTRLEELYK; encoded by the coding sequence ATGATAACAGTTAGTGGATTAGGACTTAGATTTGGAAGTCGTAAACTTTTTGAAGATGTAAATATTAAATTTACTCCTGGTAATTGCTATGGTGTAATTGGAGCAAATGGAGCCGGAAAGTCAACATTTTTAAAAATATTATCAGGTGAAATAGAATCAACAGAAGGCGAAGTAATTTTAGGACCTGGTAAAAGATTATCATTCTTAAAACAAGATCACTTTGCTTACGAAGAAGAACAAGTACTTGATGTTGTAATTATGGGACACAAAAGATTATATGAAATAATGCAAGAAAAAAATGCTATTTATGCTAAAACTGATTTTTCAGATGAAGACGGTATGAAAGCTGCCGAACTAGAAGGTGAATTTGCTGAATTAAATGGTTGGGAAGCTGAAATGGAAGCTGAAAAACTTTTATTAGGCCTTGGATTAGAAACTGATAAACATTATAAATATATGAAAGAATTAACAGAAGCTGACAAAGTAAAGGTTTTATTAGCTCAAGCTTTATTTGGACATCCAGATATTTTATTACTTGACGAACCTACAAATGGTCTTGATATCAAAGCTATTACTTGGTTAGAAAATTTCTTATTGGATTTTGATGCTACTGTTATTGTAGTCTCTCATGATAGACATTTTTTAAATAAAGTTTGTACTCATATAGCTGATATCGATTATGGTAAAGTGAAATTATATGTTGGAAACTATGATTTCTGGTATGAATCAAATCAACTTATGCAAGAACTTATTAGAAATAAAAATAAAAAACTTGAACAAAAAAGACAAGAATTACAAGAATTCATCGCTAGATTTAGTGCTAATGCTTCAAAATCAAAGCAAGCTACATCTAGAAAAAAACAGCTTGAAAAATTAAAACTTGAAGACATGCAAGTTTCAAATAGAAAATATCCATTTATAGAATTCAAGCCTGAAAGAGATGCTGGAAATAACATGCTATTTGTTGAAAATCTATCTAAAACTATAAATGGTGTAAAAGTTCTTGATAACATAAGTTTTACAATTAACACAGGTGATAAAGTTGTATTTTTATCAAGAAATGACTTAGTTACTTCTACTCTACTTGATATTTTAGCTGGAGAAATTGAGCCGGATAGCGGTAGTTTCACATGGGGAGTTACTACATCTCAAACATATTTACCTAGAGATAATTCAAAATATTTTGATTATGATGGTTCTATAATCGATTGGTTAAAACAATACTCTGATGACCAAACAGAGTCATATGTTAGAGGATTCTTAGGAAGAATGTTATTTTCTGGTGAAGAAGCCTCTAAAAAAGTTAAAGTTCTTTCTGGAGGAGAAAAAGTTAGATGTATGCTTTCTAGAATGATGCTTTCTAAAGCAAATGTTCTTTTACTTGACAATCCTACTGATCATTTGGACCTAGAATCTATTACATCATTAAATAAAGCATTAATAAAATTTAATGGTACTATTTTATTTTCTGCTCATGATCATGAATTTATTCATACTATAGCTAATAGAATAATAGAAATTACTCCAAATGGATTAGTTGATAAATTAATGGATTATGATGATTATATCGAAAACGAAGAAATCCAAACAAGATTAGAAGAATTGTATAAATAA
- the msrA gene encoding peptide-methionine (S)-S-oxide reductase MsrA — protein MEKIILAGGCFWGVEAYFKRLKGVIKTKVGYAGGNKKNPTYEEVCSGKTGHLEAVYIEYDRKIINLEKILRHYFDIIDPFSIDRQGGDVGPQYATAIFYNNKEQYDIIRKMIQEIENNFNKKVATKILKESNFFEAEDYHQNYLEKNPTGYCHINLNSIKNSKDYQEPV, from the coding sequence ATGGAGAAAATAATATTAGCGGGTGGATGTTTTTGGGGAGTAGAAGCATATTTTAAAAGATTAAAAGGTGTAATTAAAACAAAAGTAGGATATGCAGGTGGAAATAAAAAAAATCCAACTTATGAAGAGGTGTGCAGTGGAAAAACAGGACATTTAGAAGCTGTATATATTGAATATGATAGAAAAATAATTAATTTAGAAAAAATATTAAGACATTATTTTGATATAATAGATCCTTTTTCTATTGATAGGCAAGGTGGAGATGTAGGCCCGCAATATGCAACTGCTATTTTTTATAATAATAAAGAGCAATATGATATTATAAGAAAAATGATACAAGAGATTGAAAATAATTTTAATAAAAAAGTAGCTACTAAAATATTAAAAGAAAGTAATTTTTTTGAGGCAGAAGATTATCATCAAAACTATTTAGAAAAAAATCCTACAGGTTATTGTCATATAAACCTAAATTCAATAAAAAATAGTAAAGATTATCAAGAACCAGTATAA
- a CDS encoding thioesterase family protein, translated as MLEIGLKYTKEKIIKENESAKYVESGDLEVFSTPSLIAFMENCAMNCVKKYINENDTTVGISINIKHLQANLIGEKIKGEAKLTNIDGRKLTFEVLVTSDRGEIGKGIHERFIVSREKFINKLKKF; from the coding sequence ATGTTAGAAATTGGATTGAAGTATACTAAAGAAAAAATAATAAAAGAAAATGAAAGTGCTAAATACGTAGAGAGTGGTGATTTAGAAGTATTCTCAACACCTTCACTTATAGCATTTATGGAAAATTGTGCTATGAATTGTGTGAAAAAATATATAAATGAAAATGATACAACAGTAGGGATATCTATAAATATAAAACATTTGCAAGCAAATTTAATAGGAGAAAAAATAAAAGGCGAAGCTAAATTAACAAATATTGATGGAAGAAAACTTACATTTGAAGTACTAGTTACTTCTGATAGAGGCGAAATAGGAAAGGGTATACATGAAAGGTTTATAGTAAGCAGAGAAAAGTTTATTAATAAATTAAAGAAATTTTAA
- a CDS encoding Dabb family protein, which translates to MIRHVVMWVLKKNARGNTKDENAFILKAELENLKNEIPEIIKLEVGINNDEYSSKNFDVVLITEFKSFEDLDKYKHHPKHVEIIDLVKEIVENRACVDYTF; encoded by the coding sequence ATGATAAGACATGTTGTAATGTGGGTATTAAAAAAAAATGCTAGAGGAAATACAAAAGATGAAAATGCATTTATTTTAAAAGCTGAACTAGAAAATTTAAAAAATGAAATTCCAGAAATAATAAAATTAGAAGTTGGTATAAATAATGATGAATATTCAAGTAAAAATTTTGATGTTGTTTTAATTACTGAATTTAAATCTTTTGAAGATTTAGATAAATATAAACATCATCCAAAACATGTAGAAATAATAGATTTAGTAAAAGAAATCGTTGAAAATAGAGCCTGCGTAGATTATACATTTTAA
- a CDS encoding winged helix-turn-helix domain-containing protein, giving the protein MKFSNEKIGKNAGKVWNHLNTNPNISFSKLQNDLKLTKDELLLTIGWLFREEKLIVEKSSRGFNFLLK; this is encoded by the coding sequence ATGAAATTTTCAAATGAAAAAATTGGAAAAAATGCAGGCAAAGTTTGGAATCACTTAAACACAAATCCTAATATATCTTTTAGTAAGCTTCAAAATGATTTAAAACTTACTAAAGATGAATTATTGCTCACTATTGGATGGTTATTTAGAGAAGAAAAGCTAATTGTTGAAAAATCTAGTAGAGGGTTTAATTTTTTATTAAAATAA
- a CDS encoding P-II family nitrogen regulator, with translation MKKIEAIVKPIKLSILRDSLIEIGVTGMTISEVKGFGKQKGYKEIFRGAEYEVHFLPKIKLELFISDNMVEKVVKTIKESAYTGEIGDGKIFITSVEEAIKIRTGEIGDNIL, from the coding sequence ATGAAAAAAATAGAAGCTATAGTAAAACCTATAAAATTAAGTATTCTTAGAGATAGTTTAATAGAAATAGGAGTAACAGGAATGACAATATCTGAAGTAAAAGGATTTGGTAAACAAAAAGGATATAAGGAAATATTTAGAGGTGCAGAATATGAAGTACATTTTTTACCAAAAATAAAATTAGAATTATTTATATCTGATAATATGGTAGAAAAAGTTGTTAAAACAATAAAGGAATCTGCATATACAGGAGAAATAGGTGATGGGAAAATTTTTATAACCTCAGTTGAAGAAGCTATAAAAATAAGAACAGGTGAAATTGGAGATAATATTTTATAA
- a CDS encoding ammonium transporter — MKKKNLGILLFILLTTGIMAATGDEVQTNLNWTWTLIAAAMVFFMQAGFAMVETGFTRAKNAGNIIMKNVMDFSMGILAFWAVGFAFMFGKGSFIGMTNFFANGLVGWDWTFFVFQGVFAATAATIVSGALAERTKFGSYLIASFLLTAFIYPIFGHWAWAGLYGQATGWLENLGFIDFAGSTVVHSLGGWAALAGAMTVGPRIGKFGKNGEVKAIPGHSLTLASLGVFILWFGWFGFNSGSTTTGTKEIGLIAANTLLAAAAASISALIVSIIKFKTYDIGMTLNGALAGLVAITAGCANVAPWSAVIIGILAGILVVYSIGFIDNLKIDDPVGAVSVHGVNGAWGTIAAGIFDNGNLFNPQTIGVQILGVLAMFIFAFVTSLIMFNVIKIIFGIRVSKEEELKGLDIGEHEADAYPEFQTSSSIYEI; from the coding sequence ATGAAGAAAAAAAATTTGGGGATATTATTATTTATTTTGTTAACAACAGGGATAATGGCAGCAACAGGTGATGAAGTTCAAACAAATCTTAACTGGACTTGGACCTTAATTGCCGCAGCAATGGTATTTTTTATGCAAGCAGGATTTGCAATGGTAGAAACAGGCTTTACAAGAGCTAAAAATGCAGGAAATATTATTATGAAAAATGTAATGGATTTTTCTATGGGAATATTAGCATTTTGGGCAGTAGGATTTGCTTTTATGTTTGGTAAGGGGAGTTTTATAGGAATGACAAATTTCTTTGCTAATGGTTTGGTTGGATGGGATTGGACATTCTTTGTATTTCAAGGAGTTTTTGCAGCAACTGCGGCTACAATAGTATCAGGTGCTTTAGCAGAAAGAACAAAATTTGGTTCATATTTAATAGCAAGTTTTTTATTAACAGCATTTATTTATCCTATATTTGGTCATTGGGCATGGGCTGGTTTATATGGACAAGCAACTGGATGGCTTGAAAATTTAGGATTTATAGATTTTGCGGGTTCAACAGTGGTTCATTCGCTTGGTGGATGGGCAGCGTTAGCAGGAGCTATGACAGTAGGACCTAGAATAGGCAAATTTGGTAAAAACGGAGAGGTAAAAGCTATACCAGGACATTCTCTTACATTAGCATCTCTTGGAGTATTCATATTATGGTTTGGTTGGTTTGGATTTAATTCAGGGTCTACTACTACAGGAACAAAAGAAATCGGATTAATAGCAGCGAATACACTTTTAGCAGCAGCAGCAGCAAGTATATCAGCTCTTATTGTATCAATAATAAAATTTAAAACTTATGATATAGGTATGACTTTAAATGGAGCATTAGCTGGTCTTGTAGCAATTACTGCAGGATGTGCAAATGTAGCTCCATGGTCGGCAGTAATAATAGGAATATTAGCTGGAATTTTAGTAGTATATTCTATTGGATTTATCGATAATTTAAAAATAGATGATCCTGTAGGTGCAGTATCGGTACATGGAGTTAATGGAGCATGGGGAACAATTGCAGCTGGAATATTTGATAATGGAAATTTATTTAATCCTCAAACAATAGGAGTGCAAATTTTAGGAGTATTAGCAATGTTTATATTTGCATTTGTTACATCACTTATTATGTTTAACGTAATAAAAATAATATTTGGAATAAGAGTAAGCAAAGAAGAGGAATTAAAAGGTCTTGATATAGGCGAACATGAAGCAGATGCTTATCCAGAATTTCAAACTAGTTCATCTATTTATGAAATATAA
- a CDS encoding MarR family winged helix-turn-helix transcriptional regulator — protein sequence MEKKNYGKENSLNLKLFLILNRCTQSVNRNIYPIFKEKGITESQFYVLEFLYHKGDSRIKDIINKTFSTGGTMTVIIDNLVKQNLIEKKKDPRDRRAFLISLTLKGKEVIEKIFDKHLKNLEKIFDVLGNEEKELLKELLKKLGKYQN from the coding sequence ATGGAAAAGAAAAATTATGGAAAAGAAAATAGTTTAAATTTGAAACTTTTTTTAATACTTAATAGATGTACACAATCTGTTAATAGAAATATTTATCCGATATTTAAAGAAAAAGGAATTACAGAATCGCAATTTTATGTTTTAGAATTTTTATATCATAAGGGGGATAGTAGAATAAAAGATATAATCAATAAAACTTTTTCTACAGGTGGAACTATGACTGTAATAATAGATAATTTAGTAAAACAAAATTTAATTGAAAAAAAGAAAGATCCCCGTGATAGAAGAGCTTTTTTGATTTCTCTTACATTGAAAGGGAAGGAAGTTATTGAAAAAATATTTGATAAACATTTAAAAAATTTAGAAAAAATATTTGATGTTTTGGGAAATGAAGAAAAAGAATTATTAAAAGAATTACTAAAAAAATTAGGAAAATATCAAAATTAA
- a CDS encoding CDP-alcohol phosphatidyltransferase family protein: MLDTRARKFIQPFFNLIADLLIKNNISANQVTIFAFILGLTINIFILTDFNLIAVIILWISGALDAVDGTIARKTKTSSQFGTIMDIVFDRLVEIGMIITLAIKNSNATFSLLLLTSSIVITMTIFLSVGAVANKKGEKSFYYQPGLAERTEGFIFFTFMILFQKYLIIITMMFFIAIIYTAFQRFKEAHKILTK, from the coding sequence ATGTTAGATACAAGAGCAAGAAAATTTATTCAACCATTTTTCAATTTAATAGCGGATTTATTAATAAAAAATAATATTTCTGCAAATCAAGTAACAATATTTGCTTTTATTTTAGGATTGACTATAAATATATTTATATTAACAGATTTTAATTTAATAGCAGTAATAATATTATGGATATCCGGAGCTTTAGATGCTGTTGATGGGACTATCGCTAGGAAAACAAAGACTTCGTCTCAATTTGGGACTATAATGGATATAGTATTTGATAGATTAGTGGAAATAGGAATGATAATAACTTTAGCAATAAAAAATAGTAATGCTACTTTTTCTTTGCTTTTACTTACATCTAGTATAGTGATAACAATGACAATATTTTTAAGCGTAGGAGCAGTTGCAAATAAAAAAGGAGAAAAATCATTTTATTATCAGCCAGGGCTTGCAGAAAGAACAGAAGGATTTATATTTTTTACTTTTATGATATTATTTCAAAAATATCTAATAATTATAACAATGATGTTTTTTATAGCAATTATTTATACTGCATTTCAAAGATTTAAAGAAGCGCATAAAATATTAACAAAGTAA
- a CDS encoding ABC transporter ATP-binding protein, translating to MIKLKNITKEYDDFKLKNINFEVKKGEFISLLGKSGSGKSTILNIISGIDKNYKGEVLFKNKNINNYNLLEKKLAMIFQEDYLFPHLNIEKNIGFGLKMRKEKKEIIKKKVDNLLEKLGLKNFNKKYPHELSGGQKQRVAIARALAIEPEILLMDEPFSALDENLRLEMQDLIKNIHKENKVTTIFVTHDQDEAFKLSDRIILIEDGDILQTDKPLKLYKKPKNEKVAKFLGMKNIFDSKIFENYYKIDKNQKIIIKDKDIIIKKNGKIIGNIEGINYYKNICELIIRFENGKIYYCDSIENINRYKLRGKIKFDIKMDEVYYI from the coding sequence ATGATAAAACTAAAAAATATTACAAAAGAGTATGATGATTTTAAATTAAAAAATATAAATTTTGAAGTAAAAAAAGGAGAGTTTATATCTCTTTTGGGAAAATCTGGTTCAGGGAAATCAACGATTTTAAATATTATTTCAGGAATAGATAAAAATTATAAAGGAGAAGTATTATTTAAAAATAAAAATATAAATAATTATAATTTATTAGAAAAAAAACTAGCTATGATATTTCAAGAAGATTATCTTTTTCCTCATTTAAATATTGAAAAAAATATTGGATTTGGATTAAAAATGAGAAAAGAAAAAAAAGAAATTATAAAAAAGAAAGTAGATAATTTATTAGAAAAATTAGGGTTAAAAAATTTTAATAAAAAATATCCACATGAGCTTAGTGGTGGACAAAAACAAAGAGTAGCAATAGCTAGAGCATTAGCAATAGAACCAGAAATTTTATTAATGGATGAGCCTTTTTCAGCACTTGATGAAAATTTAAGACTTGAAATGCAAGATTTAATAAAAAATATTCATAAAGAAAATAAAGTAACTACAATATTTGTTACTCATGACCAAGATGAAGCATTTAAATTATCAGATAGAATAATACTTATTGAAGATGGCGATATATTACAAACAGATAAGCCATTAAAACTTTATAAAAAACCAAAAAATGAAAAGGTAGCTAAATTTTTAGGAATGAAAAATATATTTGATAGTAAAATTTTTGAAAATTATTATAAAATTGATAAAAATCAAAAAATAATTATAAAAGATAAAGATATTATTATAAAGAAAAATGGTAAAATAATAGGAAATATTGAAGGGATTAATTATTATAAAAATATATGTGAATTAATAATAAGATTTGAAAATGGTAAAATATATTATTGTGATTCAATTGAAAATATTAACAGATATAAATTAAGAGGTAAAATAAAATTTGATATAAAAATGGATGAAGTTTATTATATATGA
- a CDS encoding ABC transporter permease has translation MLLFIILLIGLIFIFPYIPLVLYSFSNTWKYPNIFPSNLSLKWWKYVFKQPITYKAIFYSLIIAIIVSLINLIIGLPAANALVKDKFKGRKFFEHSMFAPIIIPPIISVMGIHFIFIKLNLVENFIGVILIHIIPTFPYMLRTLILGYKNFDFNYEKVAILYGASSLKKYLLITLPMLMPSILSGIILSLLISFSNYILTYIIGGGKIITLPLITFPYIVGGNRAIGAVYVIIFIVLNIISVIFIEKIFGKLYKK, from the coding sequence ATGCTTTTATTTATAATTTTACTAATCGGATTAATATTTATTTTTCCATATATACCACTTGTTTTATATTCATTTTCAAATACTTGGAAATATCCTAATATTTTTCCAAGTAATCTTTCTCTTAAATGGTGGAAATATGTTTTTAAACAGCCTATTACATATAAAGCTATATTTTATAGTCTGATAATAGCGATAATTGTATCTTTAATAAATTTAATAATAGGTTTGCCTGCAGCAAATGCACTTGTAAAAGATAAATTTAAAGGTAGAAAATTTTTTGAACACTCTATGTTTGCACCAATTATTATTCCACCAATAATTTCAGTGATGGGGATACATTTTATTTTTATAAAACTAAATTTAGTAGAAAATTTTATTGGAGTTATATTAATACATATTATTCCAACTTTTCCATATATGCTAAGAACTCTTATATTAGGTTATAAAAATTTTGACTTTAATTATGAAAAAGTAGCTATATTATATGGGGCATCATCATTAAAAAAATATTTATTAATCACGTTACCTATGCTTATGCCTTCTATACTTAGTGGAATAATATTAAGTTTATTAATTTCATTTAGCAACTATATACTTACATATATAATAGGTGGTGGGAAAATAATTACATTACCACTTATTACTTTTCCATATATTGTAGGAGGAAATAGAGCTATTGGAGCTGTATATGTAATAATTTTTATAGTTTTAAATATAATATCTGTAATATTTATAGAAAAAATTTTTGGAAAATTGTATAAAAAATAA